The following DNA comes from Picosynechococcus sp. PCC 7003.
AGATTTTGCAACTTCCTTGTGGCGACCCCATGGTGGGCGACATCTCCCCAATATTATGCCCCACCCCTAGGGCGCGACCCTTGATCGCTGTATTTTTCCGCAGCCACAGCCGTCGTTATTTTAGGTCGAGGAGTCCCTGTTCTTTGAGCTTGGGCTGGAAGCGGAGGTCAGTCTTGAGGCCCCGGCCGATCAGGTAGTCTTTGATGGCTGCTTCCCGCTGGCGAGCGTAGTTTTTCAGGTGTTTGACCATCTCCAATTCGGTGCTCTGCTGGAGGGTCTCCTGCTCTGCTGGCTGCAAATCTTGTTTAATGTCGATGGGTTGAGTCCAGAGAGATTTTGCCTCGCCGTTGCCGGGGGGGATGGTGCCATTTTCCGTCAGCCAAGCAGCCCGCATTTCTTCTAGGAGGGTACGACTGGGGCGATCGCCTAAGAAAACCTTGACCCAATGGCATTGCTCCGGGCAGCGGACTAAATGTTGCTGCAAGCTTTTGGACACATCACGGGAATAGCCGACATAACAGAGGGTTTGGTTGGCATCAAAAATCCCATAGAGGCCCAGCTTACCGTTAAATGCGGGGCAAATTAGGCCCTCGGCATCGATGTAGGGAAGAAAATCGAGGGCGGCAAGTTTTGGTAAAGACATAGACAATGGGATAAGGACAGATAGGATTAATCCTAGGTAAGACCACGGCTCCCCTGGGGGCGATCGCAAATATCCTTAATGGTTTCTCATCAAAATCTATGGCACCTCTTCCTTCCCCCCGCAGTACTTTTTATCAGCGCCTTGAACGGCGTTGGGTGGCCCCAGCTTACGGAGGCGGCATTCTGCTCACCATTGCCCTCTGTTTTTTTGGAGCCGCCACGAATACGATGGCAGGTTGGTTGTATGTCCTCAGTGGTACGATCCTCGCCATTTTGCTTCTGGGGGCAATCCTGCCAGTGCGGGCCTTGAGGCAACTGGAGATCCAGCGATCGCCCATTGCTCCGGTCAGCGTGGGGGAAGTTTTAAGTGTCCATCTGAGCTTAAGCAATCACAGTAAAGCCGCAAAAACTCTGGTAGCTGTTACCGATAAAATTCCTGCTCCCTTGGGTGCTCCCCGCCGCACTGTGATTGAAGCCCTACTGCCCCAGGAAAGCTTAGATTGGGAATACGAATTGGATGCGAAAAAACGGGGGGTTTTCCCATGGGGAGAGATTGAACTACGCACCGCCAATCCCCTCGGTTTATTTTGGTGCCGCCGCGATCGCCCGGTGCCGGGTCGCATTGTGATTTATCCGCAAATTTTCCCCCTGAGCAATTGCCCGATCATCGAGAATATCGGCGCGGAGGACAGCACCAAATTTCAGAGCGAAAATCTCTATCAAAACGCCACCGAAGGAATGACGAAGGCGATCCGCAATTACCGGGTGGGCGATCCGATGCGACTGATCCATTGGCGTAGTAGCGCCCGGTTTGGGGAATTTAAGGTGCGGGAGTTGGAAATTACCACGGGGGGCGAGGAGTTGATCGTTTGTCTGGATCATCGTTTTGCCTGGGATCCGGAGAGTTTTGAACAGGCAGCCAGTGCGGCGGCTTCTCTGTACTTCTACGCCCGGCGATCGCAATTGAATGTGAAATTTTGGACAGCCCAGAGTGGCCTCCTCAACAGCCGCGCGACAATCCTCGAAGCCCTTGCCCGCATTAACCCCGAACCCGAATCCACGAATCCCGTTTCTCGACCAGACGGAAATCTGCTGTGGTTAAGCCAGAATATGGCCACTTGCACCGAGCTTTCCCTGGGTAGTCGTTGGATCTATTTTCAAGCGGCGGAAAATCCCCTGATCCCTGAAACGAAACGACCGGGTTTAACGATCAATCTTCAGGATCCGCTCCCCAGTCAATTACAACGGTTACCCAAAGGCGATCGCCTTCTGTCCTAGGGCAATGCCTTGCAAATCAGCGCAGCGTGAGCAATTCTCCACAATTGCCGCAAAAAATCCCGGAGGCCCCCTGTATAATTGCTGGCAACCCATCTAGCGTTGACGAAAACCATGGCAAATTGGCACAAAATTTCTAGCAGTGTGACGGCTCCCAAAGGCTTCCGGGCCGCAGGGATCACCGCCGGACTCAAACCTTCTGGGGCACCGGACTTGACCCTGATTGTGTCCGATACCGAAGCGATTACCGCCGGCGTCTTTACCCAATCAGAAGTGCGTGCCGCCTGTGTCGATTATTGCCGTCAGCGCCTCCAAGCAAAACCCAGCAGTCGGGCGATTTTGTGTAACTCCGGCCAAGCCAATGCCGCCACTGGGGAAGCCGGTTGGCAGGATGCGGTTCAGTCAGCTGAATGGTTAGGGGAAGCCCTCAATGTTCCCCCAGAAAGTATTTTGCTCGCCTCTACGGGGGTCATCGGTCAGCGGATTAAAATGGACGCCCTAGAAACGGGGATTCCCAAAGTTGTGGCGGCCCTGTCTCCAGAGGGAGGTGATGATGCGGCCAAAGCGATTATGACCACGGATCTTGTGCCAAAGGCGATCGCCCTGGAAACAGAAATTGAAGGGCGGCCTGTGCGGATCGGCGGCATTTGTAAAGGCTCCGGGATGATCCACCCGAATATGGCGACGATGCTGGGGTTTATTACCTGTGATGCGGCAGTTTCCACCCAACTATGGCAGGAGATGCTCTCCCGTGCGGTGGACAAAAGTTTTAACCAAATCACCGTCGATGGCGACACCAGCACTAACGACTGTGTGATTGCCCTCGCCAATGGTCAGTCCCGCACCACGGCGATTACCGATCCCCAGTCAAAAAATGCCCAACAACTAGAGGCGATGCTCACGGAAGTGTGCCAGTACCTCGCTAAGGCGATCGCCCGGGACGGAGAAGGGGCCACTTGTCTCGTGGAAATTCAAGTGTCAGGCACTGTGGATGATGTTGCCGCCCGGAAAATTGCCCGCACCATCGCCGGATCTTCTTTAGTGAAATCAGCGATTTTTGGGCGAGATCCCAACTGGGGCCGCATCGCCGCCGCCGCTGGCCGGGCTGGGGTGACCTTCAACCAAGAAGATCTACAAATTGCCCTGGGAGATTTTCAGCTCATGGATCAGGGGCAACCCCTCCCCTTTGATCGGGCAGCAGCTAGTCAATACCTTGTGGATCGCGCCGCCGGGGCTTATCTCACAGACGATACGGTGCTAATTTCTGTTTGTGTGGGCAATGGTTCGGGCGAAGGCACGGCCTGGGGCTGTGACCTCAGCTATGACTATGTGCGCATTAACGCCGAATATACGACTTAATCGATTTGGGGTTGCCAGGGCATGAGTGCATAAACCTGTTTGGGATCATTGAGCGATCGCCACAGTTTTATGCCCGCCTGGAGCCGGAGCCATTCTTGGGAGAGGGGATCGCTCGCTTCGATCTCAGCCCCGAACAAATTAGTAAAAATTTCTTCTTCCCAGGTTTGGGGCCGGGGGTATTCCTCAACGGTAAAATCTTCCCCTAATTCTGCGGTGTCCACGGCGTAGGCGATCGCCTCAGATAGCCCTCCCAATTCATCCACGAGCCGAATCGCCTGGGCGTCTTCCCCAGACCAGACCCGTCCCTGGGCAATTTGACGCACCTCTGCTTCTGTCAATCCTCGCGCCGCACTGACCCGGTCTAAAAATTTGCCGTAAATATCATTGACAAAGTTCTGGAAAATCGCCATCTCCGCTTCGGTTTTCGGGCGAGACGCCGTGCCTAAATTCGCCAGTTCCCCCGTTTGGACGCTATCCCAGGTGAGGCCATTATTATTCCCGATGGTTTGGATATTGGGCAAAATACCAAACACCCCAATCGAGCCGGTAATGGTATTGGGCTGGGCAAAAATACGATCGCTTTCGGTGGCAATCCAATAGCCCCCGGAGGCCGCCAGATCCCCCATGGAGACAATCACGGGCTTGTCCGCCTCACGGATGAGCTTCAACTCCCGCAGGATAATTTCTGAGGCGATCGCACTGCCCCCAGGACTATTAATCCGCAGCACAACCGCCTTCACGTTCGAATCTTCCCGCAACTCCCGCAGTTGTCGCGAGAGGGAATCCCCGCCAATAGTGTCCGGTGTCCCTTCCCCACCGACAATATTTCCCTCGGCATAGACCACCGCCACGGTATTTTCTGAGGTGACATTGACCTGGGCTAAATCCTGTTCCAGGCTGTAATCAGCTAGATTCACCTGGGGTAAATCTTCATCCAGTTCTGTGCCTGTAAAGGTTTTGAGTTCTGCGAGGATTTCATCAAAATAGGCCAGGCGCGTCACCAATTGCTCCCCTTGGGCCACCTCCGGCAGGAGAATCCCCTGGGTATCGGCAAGGCTCTGGGGTAGGGTTGTGGCAAAGGGGCGATCGCCAGCCACGGTATCTTTAAAATCCGTCCACAGATCACTGAGGAGGGCCTCGGTTTGCTGGCGATTTTCTGGGCTAAACTCCTCTTGGGTAAAGGGTTCTACCGCACTTTTATAATCACCAACCCGAACCACTTGCACCCCAATCCCATACTTATCTAAAGCCCCCTTAAAGAAAAGCTGCTCACTACCCAAACCATTCATTTCCACGACACCCAGGGGGTTGAGCCAAATTTCATCGGCCAAGGAACTTAGATAATATTCCCGCTCCGTCATTTCCACATCGTAGGCGTAGATTTTTTTCCCAGCGGCTTTAAAATCCTGGAGGGCTTGGCGCACTTCCCGCAATGTGGCGTAACCATTCAAGCTATTTTGCCTGCCATCAAGAAATAGGCCCGTAATCTTGTCATCCTCGGCGGCGGCCCGGATACTTTCGGTGACATCCCGCAGACTGAGGGTTTCCGGAAAATCTCCGGCAATGACATTCCCAATGGAACTAGATGGGTCTCGGTCTTGGATGATCGTGCCCATATTGAAGATCAAAATACTGTTCTCTTTTGGCCTTCCGCCACCTTCCTGGGAAGCAAAGAGGGCAATTAGGGCAATAAACGCTGACAAAGAGAGGGTCGATAAAAGGCTGAGGGCAATCAGGGTGCCAAGGCAACTGCTAAAAACTTGTTTAAAAAAATCTTTCATGGTTGAGGCATTCGGGAGAAGGGTCTTAATTGTTACCTTAGAACTTGTGTAGACAATTCGCCCGTTGTAATTGCTGAAAATTAGCATTGCCCGTACAAAACAGCACCGTCCGCAATTCCAGCAGCAGCAGTTCGACCCATTCGGCCAAAGCCTCTGGGGATTCACTCGCCGCCTTGAGAAAGGGTTGGGCATAGCCCACGAGGTCAGCCCCCAGGGCGATCGCCTTGGCCCCATCTAAACCGTTCCGGAGGCCCCCAGAAGCAATCAGAGGAATTTCGGGATCGTAATGGGCGATCGCCGCCAGACAGTCCGCCGTAGGAATCCCCCAATCCCCAAAGGTTTGCCCTAGATTACGCAAAAGTTGGTTCGGCGATCGCGCCGCCTCTACCTTGGCCCAGGAGGTGCCCCCAGCTCCGGCCACATCAATCACCTGTACCCCCACTTCCCGGAGGCGCTGCACCATTTTGACGGAGATGCCATTGCCCACTTCCTTCGCGATCACCGGCACAGGCAATTGGTGACAAACTTGCTCAATTTTGCCCAAAAGCCCTTTGAAATTTGTGTCTCCCTGGGGTTGAATACATTCCTGGAGGGGATTGAGATGGAGAATTAGGGCATCAGCTTCAAGTAAGTCAACAATTTTGCGGCATTCCTCTACGCCATAGCCATAATTGAGTTGCACTGCGCCGATATTCGCAAACAGGAGAGCATCAGGCGCTTTTTGACGGACTGCGAAGGTGGCGGCTACCTCTGGCTTTTCGAGGGCAACCCGTTGGGAACCAACCCCCATGGCGAGGCGATGGCTTTGGGCAACTTCTGCCAAGCGAAAGTTAATCTGTTGGGCCTGGGCCGTGCCGCCGGTCATCGAAGAAATCAGAATCGGCGCACCGAGGGTTTTCCCGAAAAAAGAGGTACTCAGGTCAATGTCGGCGCAGTCCAGTTCAGGCAAACAGCAGTGCTCAAAACGGTACCGTTCGAAACCGGCGCGATTGTGGTGAAATTGGACATCTTCTTCGAGACAAATGCGGATATGGTCGGCTTTACGAACTTGGGTACTGTCAGTCATGGGTTAGGCAAGGTTTAAGCTCCCAAAATTGTACAGAATCCCCTCTGGGTTCTCGGCATTAGGCAATGGATTGCAATATTTTAAGCTGCCAGGGCGATGGGTCTGGCTTCACTTATGCGTCAAAGACTCCAGATTTATCTCCTAGAACAGGGGTAAGATCAGCCTAAAATTTCGAGTATTCCTTCGCCAAAGACCAATAACGATTCCAGATGAATGCCAATTTTCTGACTGCGGTACTGCTCCCCCTGGCTCTTTTCGTGATTATGCTGGGCATGGGTTTGGGCTTGACCCCCACGGATTTTAAACGGGTCTTGGTTGAGCCTAGGGGGGTGATCGTCGGGGCGATCGCTCAATTATTACTCCTGCCATTGGTGGGCTTTGGCCTCGCAAATCTGTTTCCCCTTACACCGGAATTGGCCGTGGGGGTGATGGTGCTAGCGGCCTGTCCTGGGGGATCAACGTCTAATCTGATCACCTATCTTGTGCGGGGAAATGTGGCCCTTTCGATTACCCTGACGGCGGTGAGTAGCTTGATCACAGTTTTTACCATTCCCCTGGTGATTAATGGGGCAATGCAATATTTTCTGGGGGCCAGCACCACGCTCCAACTACCATTTTTTAAAACGGTGCTCCAAATTGCGGTGATTACCCTGATTCCCATTGGGATTGGCATGATGCTCCACCGTTACGCCCCCAAATTTGCGGCCACGGTCGAAGGCTACGTGAAATGGTTGTCGCTTTTTTTCCTGGGTTTGGTCATTGCGGGTTTACTGTTAGCAGAACGGGCCAATGTGCTGAGTTTCTTCCTCCAGGTGGGCTGGGTGATGCTGGCGCTCAATGTGACGATGATGCTCCTGGGCTATGCGATCGCCCTCGGAACGAGGCTAGATGGCCCCAGTGCCAAGTCCATTAGTGTAGAGGTCGGGATTCAAAATGGCACCTTGGCGATCACCATTGCCAGTACCCCGACCCTTTTAAATGCGCCGACGATGGCAATCCCCGCCGCGATTTATTCTTTGCTGATGTTCATCACCAGTGCGGCCTTTGGTTGGTTTATCCAGCATCAAACATCATCGCCAAGGGCAACGGAGAGAGATTCTCGTCCCTAAAAAATATTTTGTTACAAGAACGATAGAGCCAGGCCAACCAATCAATACAATGGTTCAAGTCTACTTGGCTCCCCTGCCATGGGGCTGACGAACGAATTGTGAGGTGCAACAACAATGGGTGTGATTGACTGGGTTATTGTGGCAATCTATGGCTTGATTGTCATTGCCATCGGCGTTATTGCCAGCCGCAAACAAACCAACACGGACGAATATTTTCGGGGCGCACGGCAAATCCCCTGGTGGGCGATCGCCTTTTCGATCATCGCCACCTCCTTTTCTGCCGCCTCACTATTAGGGGGGCCAGGGGAAGGCTATACCAATGGCTTTTTGTACCTCCAACTCCAACTGGGGGATCTCCTGGGCTATGGCCTCGTGATTGCTCTGCTCCTCCCATTTTTTGCGCGGTTGAACCTCACCACCGCCTACGAGTACCTCGAAAAACGCTTCGATGCCAAAACCCGATCCCTCGGCTCCTTCTGTTTTTTGCTCTTTGTCATTGCCCGGTTAGGGGGATTGCTCTATGCCGCTTCTCTGGTGGTCGCCACGGTGACTGATATGCCCACAGGCATCGCCATTCTTTTGGTGGGGCTGGTTTCGATTGTCTACACCGTCGCTGGGGGAATCACCGCCGTCGTTTGGACAGATGTATTGCAGTTTGCAATGATTTTTGTCGGGATTGGCGCGGGGATCTGGACGGCTGTGACCGGGGTTCCGGGCGGTTTTGGGGAACTATGGCAAGTGGCGGCGGCCAATGATAAGCTCGCCGTCTTTAACTTTGCCTGGGATCCAGGCTCCATCCGGACTTTACCGACAGCCCTTTTTGCTTACGGAATTTTGGCGTTTGCCGTGGCTGGCACGAATCAACAATCTGTCCAGCGCTATGTCTCCTGTGCTGACGAAACCTCGGCCCGCAAGGCGATTTTACTCGGTTGGTTTTCGGGTCTTGTGGGGGTAGCGGCCACACTTTTGCTAGGGGTGCTGCTGTTTGGTTTTTACAACATTAACGGGGGTTTACCTGCCGAAGTGCCCGCCGATGGGATTTTGTCCCATTTCATTATCAATCAAGTGCCCCCAGGGGCTTCTGGTTTTTTGGTGGCCGCTATTTTTGCCGCAGCCATGTCCTCCATTGACTCGGCCCTCCATTCCCTCGCGACTTGCATTACCGTCGATTTTTATGACCGCTATCGTCAACCGAAGGCCAGCGAAAAGCAATCTTTGCGCATTGCACAGATCCTGATCGTGATTTGGGGCTTAGTGGGCATTGGGGCGGCGTTTTATGTGGCTTCAACCGGGAAAGATTTACTGGAATTTCTGGTGAGCTACACCACCATGTTCCTGGGGCCCTTGCTCGGTATTTTCTTAATGGGGGTTTTATTTCCGCGCGTAAACAGCACGGGTGCTTTCTATGGGACGGTGGCCGCAGTCATTTTGGTAATTATTGGTTCGAATGCGGGTTGGCTGACCTTCCCTGGCATTTGGCGATCGGCGATCACGGCTCCCCTGGGTATTTTGCTGGGCTATGGGATCTCTTTATTGGGTCAAATTCCGCCCCGGCGATCGCTAGAAGGACTTACCCTCTGGAGCCAAACCCAAGCAACTAAACCCCTAGGACGTCCGGGCCTCGAAGAAGATATTTCTCGCTATGAGGATTATTAAGCATTTGTATCGATGGGCTGGAAGTAGGGTCAAATGGGGCATGGCACTATGGATCTGCCCAGAAGTTTAGCGACAGGGGCCAGGGGAATCCGATATAATTTTTTGGCAAGTTCAATCCATCTCAAGATCGTAAAACCATGGCACTTCTGACCACCGGCAAAAGCTTTACCCGCACCGTAGAAAAGTCTGGCGCAGTTGCAGTCTATGCTCCCCTTGAGGGTGGTTTCGAAGGTCGCTATATGCGTCGTTTGCGTAGTTCTGGCTATTCGGTGGTGAATTTGACGGCGCGGGGTTTAGGAGATGTGGCCGCTTATTTAACGCAATACCACGGGATTCGTCCTCCCCACCTGGGTAAAAAGGACATTGCTGGCAGTGGGGCGGCGGTGGGCCTCCGGTATTATGTGCCGGGGATTGCGAGCTACCAGTTAGAAAATCTCCCCCAAAAGAGCAAAGGAATTATTCTCTGGATCATTGAAGGGTTTGTGCTCTCCCGCCAGGAACAGGAATACCTTGTGAGCCTGACCCAAGAAAATCCTCAAATTAAGGTCGTCATCGAAATGGGGGGCGATCGCCAATTTTCCTTTAAGCCCTTGGCTGACCTCTTGGTTTAGTTAGAGAGCCGGGCGTAATTTTAAGTAACCATACAAAGCAGTTACGCCCACCACAATGCCAACGACGATCAA
Coding sequences within:
- the ndhN gene encoding NAD(P)H-quinone oxidoreductase subunit N translates to MALLTTGKSFTRTVEKSGAVAVYAPLEGGFEGRYMRRLRSSGYSVVNLTARGLGDVAAYLTQYHGIRPPHLGKKDIAGSGAAVGLRYYVPGIASYQLENLPQKSKGIILWIIEGFVLSRQEQEYLVSLTQENPQIKVVIEMGGDRQFSFKPLADLLV
- a CDS encoding DUF58 domain-containing protein, which produces MAPLPSPRSTFYQRLERRWVAPAYGGGILLTIALCFFGAATNTMAGWLYVLSGTILAILLLGAILPVRALRQLEIQRSPIAPVSVGEVLSVHLSLSNHSKAAKTLVAVTDKIPAPLGAPRRTVIEALLPQESLDWEYELDAKKRGVFPWGEIELRTANPLGLFWCRRDRPVPGRIVIYPQIFPLSNCPIIENIGAEDSTKFQSENLYQNATEGMTKAIRNYRVGDPMRLIHWRSSARFGEFKVRELEITTGGEELIVCLDHRFAWDPESFEQAASAAASLYFYARRSQLNVKFWTAQSGLLNSRATILEALARINPEPESTNPVSRPDGNLLWLSQNMATCTELSLGSRWIYFQAAENPLIPETKRPGLTINLQDPLPSQLQRLPKGDRLLS
- the sppA gene encoding signal peptide peptidase SppA, with protein sequence MKDFFKQVFSSCLGTLIALSLLSTLSLSAFIALIALFASQEGGGRPKENSILIFNMGTIIQDRDPSSSIGNVIAGDFPETLSLRDVTESIRAAAEDDKITGLFLDGRQNSLNGYATLREVRQALQDFKAAGKKIYAYDVEMTEREYYLSSLADEIWLNPLGVVEMNGLGSEQLFFKGALDKYGIGVQVVRVGDYKSAVEPFTQEEFSPENRQQTEALLSDLWTDFKDTVAGDRPFATTLPQSLADTQGILLPEVAQGEQLVTRLAYFDEILAELKTFTGTELDEDLPQVNLADYSLEQDLAQVNVTSENTVAVVYAEGNIVGGEGTPDTIGGDSLSRQLRELREDSNVKAVVLRINSPGGSAIASEIILRELKLIREADKPVIVSMGDLAASGGYWIATESDRIFAQPNTITGSIGVFGILPNIQTIGNNNGLTWDSVQTGELANLGTASRPKTEAEMAIFQNFVNDIYGKFLDRVSAARGLTEAEVRQIAQGRVWSGEDAQAIRLVDELGGLSEAIAYAVDTAELGEDFTVEEYPRPQTWEEEIFTNLFGAEIEASDPLSQEWLRLQAGIKLWRSLNDPKQVYALMPWQPQID
- a CDS encoding sodium:solute symporter, with the protein product MGVIDWVIVAIYGLIVIAIGVIASRKQTNTDEYFRGARQIPWWAIAFSIIATSFSAASLLGGPGEGYTNGFLYLQLQLGDLLGYGLVIALLLPFFARLNLTTAYEYLEKRFDAKTRSLGSFCFLLFVIARLGGLLYAASLVVATVTDMPTGIAILLVGLVSIVYTVAGGITAVVWTDVLQFAMIFVGIGAGIWTAVTGVPGGFGELWQVAAANDKLAVFNFAWDPGSIRTLPTALFAYGILAFAVAGTNQQSVQRYVSCADETSARKAILLGWFSGLVGVAATLLLGVLLFGFYNINGGLPAEVPADGILSHFIINQVPPGASGFLVAAIFAAAMSSIDSALHSLATCITVDFYDRYRQPKASEKQSLRIAQILIVIWGLVGIGAAFYVASTGKDLLEFLVSYTTMFLGPLLGIFLMGVLFPRVNSTGAFYGTVAAVILVIIGSNAGWLTFPGIWRSAITAPLGILLGYGISLLGQIPPRRSLEGLTLWSQTQATKPLGRPGLEEDISRYEDY
- a CDS encoding bile acid:sodium symporter family protein encodes the protein MNANFLTAVLLPLALFVIMLGMGLGLTPTDFKRVLVEPRGVIVGAIAQLLLLPLVGFGLANLFPLTPELAVGVMVLAACPGGSTSNLITYLVRGNVALSITLTAVSSLITVFTIPLVINGAMQYFLGASTTLQLPFFKTVLQIAVITLIPIGIGMMLHRYAPKFAATVEGYVKWLSLFFLGLVIAGLLLAERANVLSFFLQVGWVMLALNVTMMLLGYAIALGTRLDGPSAKSISVEVGIQNGTLAITIASTPTLLNAPTMAIPAAIYSLLMFITSAAFGWFIQHQTSSPRATERDSRP
- the fni gene encoding type 2 isopentenyl-diphosphate Delta-isomerase; its protein translation is MTDSTQVRKADHIRICLEEDVQFHHNRAGFERYRFEHCCLPELDCADIDLSTSFFGKTLGAPILISSMTGGTAQAQQINFRLAEVAQSHRLAMGVGSQRVALEKPEVAATFAVRQKAPDALLFANIGAVQLNYGYGVEECRKIVDLLEADALILHLNPLQECIQPQGDTNFKGLLGKIEQVCHQLPVPVIAKEVGNGISVKMVQRLREVGVQVIDVAGAGGTSWAKVEAARSPNQLLRNLGQTFGDWGIPTADCLAAIAHYDPEIPLIASGGLRNGLDGAKAIALGADLVGYAQPFLKAASESPEALAEWVELLLLELRTVLFCTGNANFQQLQRANCLHKF
- the argJ gene encoding bifunctional ornithine acetyltransferase/N-acetylglutamate synthase, producing MANWHKISSSVTAPKGFRAAGITAGLKPSGAPDLTLIVSDTEAITAGVFTQSEVRAACVDYCRQRLQAKPSSRAILCNSGQANAATGEAGWQDAVQSAEWLGEALNVPPESILLASTGVIGQRIKMDALETGIPKVVAALSPEGGDDAAKAIMTTDLVPKAIALETEIEGRPVRIGGICKGSGMIHPNMATMLGFITCDAAVSTQLWQEMLSRAVDKSFNQITVDGDTSTNDCVIALANGQSRTTAITDPQSKNAQQLEAMLTEVCQYLAKAIARDGEGATCLVEIQVSGTVDDVAARKIARTIAGSSLVKSAIFGRDPNWGRIAAAAGRAGVTFNQEDLQIALGDFQLMDQGQPLPFDRAAASQYLVDRAAGAYLTDDTVLISVCVGNGSGEGTAWGCDLSYDYVRINAEYTT
- a CDS encoding GIY-YIG nuclease family protein, translating into MSLPKLAALDFLPYIDAEGLICPAFNGKLGLYGIFDANQTLCYVGYSRDVSKSLQQHLVRCPEQCHWVKVFLGDRPSRTLLEEMRAAWLTENGTIPPGNGEAKSLWTQPIDIKQDLQPAEQETLQQSTELEMVKHLKNYARQREAAIKDYLIGRGLKTDLRFQPKLKEQGLLDLK